One window of Opisthocomus hoazin isolate bOpiHoa1 chromosome 13, bOpiHoa1.hap1, whole genome shotgun sequence genomic DNA carries:
- the LOC142363024 gene encoding olfactory receptor 14J1-like, whose protein sequence is MTNSSSITHFLLLAFADTRELQLLHFWLFLGIYLTALLSNSLIIIAIACDHRLHTPMYFFLLNLSVLDLGSISTTVPKSMANSFWDIRAISYAGCVVQLFFFVFLIVGEYCLLIVMAYDRYMAICKPLHYEPMMGSRACVHMAAAAWGSAFLYALLHTVNTFSIPLCKGNAVEHFFCEIPQILKLSCSQSYLREVGLLGASVSIAFGCFVFIVLSYVQIFRAVLRIPSEQGRHKAFSTCLPHLAVVSLFVSTIMISYLKPPTISSPSLDVVIAVLYSVVPPAVNPLIYSMRNQELKDALKKLIQSVVFQQQ, encoded by the coding sequence atgaccaacagcagctccatcacccatttcctcctcctggcatttgcagacacacgggagctgcagctcttgcacttctggctcttccttggCATCTACCTgactgccctcctcagcaacagccTCATCATCATCGCCATAGcttgtgaccaccgcctccacacacccatgtacttcttcctcctgaaCCTCTCCGtcctcgacctgggctccatctccaccactgttcCTAAGTCCATGGCCAATTCCTTCTGGGACATCAGGGCCATTTCCTATGCAGGGTGTgttgtccagctctttttctttgtcttcttgattgtgggggagtactgtcttctcatcgtcatggcctatgaccgctacatggCCATTTGCAAACCTCTTCACTATGAAccgatgatgggcagcagagcttgtgtccacatggcagccgctgcctggggcagtgcttttctctatgctctcttgcacactgtcaatacattttcaattcctctctgcaagggcaatgctgtggaacacttcttctgtgaaatcccccagatcctcaagctctcctgctcacagtcctacctcagggaagttgggcttcttggggctAGTGTTTctatagcttttgggtgttttgttttcattgtgctgtcctatgtgcagattttcagggccgtgctgaggatcccctctgagcagggacggcacaaagccttttccacatgcctccctcacctggctgtggtctccctgtttgtCAGCACTATCATGATTTCTTATCTGAAGCCCCCTACCATCTCCTccccttccttggatgtggtgaTAGCTGTcctgtactcagtggttcctccagcagtgaaccccctcatctacagcatgaggaaccaggagctcaaagatgccctgaagaagcttATTCAGTCAGTAGTATTTCAGCAGCAATGA